The Bacteroidales bacterium nucleotide sequence GCGGTATACGGCCTTGATGCCCGTACCGGCGAGGAGTTGTGGAAGTTCACGGCCGGAGGCCGGATCGATTCCCCGCCTACCGTATATAAAGGTCTGGTACTTTTCGGTTCGGCCGACGGCAAGGTTTATTGTCTCCGTGCCTCCGACGGGGAAATGGTTTGGCGTTTCCGGGCCGCACCTGTTGACCGCCGGATTGTCTCCCACGGACAGCTTGAATCGGCCTGGCCGGTGCATGGTTCGGTTCTTGCCGAGAACGGGTCGGTTTACTTTGCAGCCGGACGATCCTCTTTTCTCGATGGCGGAATATATCTCTATCAACTTGATCCGCAGACCGGTGAAATGTTAACCCGCAAAATTATTGACAGCCGGGATGAGAAGACCGGCCATCAGCCGGAAAACATCATTGAAGGTTTTGAAATAGCAGTTGGTGCTTTGCCGGATGTGCTTTCCGGGAAGGAGGAATCCATATTCATGCGGCATAAACGATTCAGCCGGGATCTGGAGGAAAAACCTCCGGAAGTGCCGCATCTTTTCAGCTCTACCGGTTTTCTGGACGATTCCTGGTGGCACCGTGATTATTGGATTATGGGCACCCATATAAATTCGGGCTGGGGAGGATGGCCCCAGATGGGAAGCAGGGTGCCTTCGGGCCGATTGCTTGCGTTCAGCGATTCAACAATCTATGGATTCGGGCGCCACAGTTATGGCAGGCACGGTAGTCATGTCGGTATTGAGTCTTCGACCAACTGGGGTTACAGTGAACAAATGCATGATACGATCACTTATTACCGGTTGTTTAAAGCCTGCCAGAATCCGGAAACAGAAGACTGGGAAGCGTCTTGGAACAAGCGAATACCTCTTTTGGTAAGGGCAATGGTCATGGACGATTCAAAAATTTTTCTTGCCGGCCCGCCCAATGGCCAGGATATAAAAAATATTCCATCCGCACTTGAAGGCAAAGAAGGGGGACTATTGTATGTAGTATCTTCAGATGGGACGGTATCTCAAAAATACAAACTCGGAGCACCCCCGATTTTTGATGGCATGGCGGCAGCCTCAGGAAACCTTTATATATCAACGAAAGAGGGAGAAGTGGTATGTCTTAAAAGCCGTTAATGCCTTAATTTGGATGTAAAATCCATGAGGTTGGTGAAAATATAACAGGCGATAATGGTAAGCGACTGAAATTAAAATATTTATATCCAAAACTATTGAAATTGAGTATAAAAACCTCAAAGCCATGACAAACAAAAAGTATTCAAGACGAACCTTTTTAAAGAAAAGTGCACTCACCGGTCTTGGTATAGGACTGGCTGCAGGTGCGACACCGAATCTG carries:
- a CDS encoding PQQ-binding-like beta-propeller repeat protein; this translates as KDEASEGWPTYRHDAKRSGHTDTTLPENLTQDWKAAPGGKLTAPVIAGDRLFVASTDRHAVYGLDARTGEELWKFTAGGRIDSPPTVYKGLVLFGSADGKVYCLRASDGEMVWRFRAAPVDRRIVSHGQLESAWPVHGSVLAENGSVYFAAGRSSFLDGGIYLYQLDPQTGEMLTRKIIDSRDEKTGHQPENIIEGFEIAVGALPDVLSGKEESIFMRHKRFSRDLEEKPPEVPHLFSSTGFLDDSWWHRDYWIMGTHINSGWGGWPQMGSRVPSGRLLAFSDSTIYGFGRHSYGRHGSHVGIESSTNWGYSEQMHDTITYYRLFKACQNPETEDWEASWNKRIPLLVRAMVMDDSKIFLAGPPNGQDIKNIPSALEGKEGGLLYVVSSDGTVSQKYKLGAPPIFDGMAAASGNLYISTKEGEVVCLKSR